One window from the genome of Gammaproteobacteria bacterium encodes:
- a CDS encoding cytochrome c-type biogenesis protein CcmH, translating into MSNRARQIIAGVITLVLAGIVVAGLIAGDSTPEDRVSSLGQRIKCPVCQGVTIGESPSETAQTMMAITREKVAAGWTDDQIIQYFEDRYNTAILVDPPFAGKTLLVWLLPGVALIAGVVLILSKMRSRRRGAS; encoded by the coding sequence ATGTCCAACCGCGCAAGACAGATCATCGCCGGCGTCATCACCCTGGTGCTTGCAGGGATCGTCGTTGCGGGTCTGATCGCAGGTGATTCGACACCCGAAGATCGTGTCAGCAGCCTTGGTCAGCGCATCAAGTGCCCTGTGTGTCAGGGAGTCACGATCGGTGAGTCACCGTCCGAAACCGCCCAGACGATGATGGCGATCACCCGAGAGAAGGTTGCAGCCGGATGGACCGATGATCAGATCATCCAGTACTTCGAGGATCGCTACAACACTGCGATCCTCGTTGACCCTCCCTTCGCAGGAAAGACTCTGCTCGTCTGGCTACTGCCGGGTGTGGCGCTCATCGCCGGAGTGGTCCTCATCCTTTCGAA